The following proteins are encoded in a genomic region of Glycine max cultivar Williams 82 chromosome 18, Glycine_max_v4.0, whole genome shotgun sequence:
- the LOC100819256 gene encoding GDSL esterase/lipase At2g42990 isoform X1, translating into MGGKGYALWLFIIEIFVHFSTSSSSSSGNKVPAIIVFGDSSVDSGNNNFIPTIARSNFEPYGRDFFNGNPTGRFSNGRIAPDFISEAFGIKQSVPAYLDPAYNISDFASGVCFASAGTGYDNATAMVADVIPLWKEVEYYKEYQKKLRAHLGDEKANEIIREALYLVSIGTNDFLENYYTLPERRCEFPIVQQYEDFLIGLAESFFKEIYGLGARKISLTGLPPMGCLPLERAVNILEYHNCVEDYNNLALEFNGKLGWLVTKLNKDLPGFQLVDANAYDIILQIVKHPSRFGFEVADTGCCGTGRFEMGFLCDPKFTCEDASKYVFWDAFHPSEKTSQIVSNYLIKKYLAKFR; encoded by the exons ATGGGAGGAAAAGGGTATGCTCTATGGCTCTTCATTATTGAAATCTTTGTCCATTTTTCCACATCAAGCAGTAGTAGTAGTGGCAACAAAGTTCCTGCAATAATAGTGTTTGGAGACTCCTCTGTGGACTCAGGTAACAACAACTTCATTCCAACCATTGCAAGGAGCAACTTTGAGCCATATGGTCGTGACTTTTTCAATGGAAACCCTACTGGCCGGTTCTCCAATGGACGCATTGCCCCTGATTTCATCTCTGAGGCCTTTGGCATTAAGCAATCAGTTCCTGCATACTTGGATCCTGCTTATAACATATCTGATTTTGCCTCTGGGGTGTGCTTTGCTTCTGCTGGAACTGGATATGACAATGCTACTGCAATGGTTGCT GATGTCATACCTCTATGGAAAGAAGTTGAGTATTACAAGGAGTACCAAAAGAAATTGAGGGCACATCTTGGTGATGAGAAGGCCAATGAAATAATAAGAGAGGCTTTGTATTTGGTCAGCATAGGGACCAATGACTTCCTTGAGAACTACTACACACTCCCTGAAAGAAGGTGTGAGTTCCCTATTGTTCAGCAGTATGAGGACTTTCTCATAGGGCTTGCTGAAAGCTTCTTCAAGGAAATTTATGGCCTTGGGGCAAGGAAAATTTCTCTGACTGGGTTGCCTCCTATGGGGTGTCTACCACTGGAGAGAGCAGTAAACATTTTGGAGTACCATAATTGTGTGGAGGACTACAATAATTTGGCCTTGGAGTTTAATGGAAAGTTGGGGTGGTTGGTTACAAAGCTCAACAAGGACCTCCCTGGGTTTCAATTGGTTGATGCAAATGCTTATGATATCATACTGCAAATCGTTAAACACCCTTCTCGTTTTG GTTTTGAGGTAGCAGATACAGGATGCTGTGGAACAGGGAGATTTGAAATGGGTTTCTTGTGCGATCCTAAATTTACATGCGAAGATGCAAGTAAGTATGTATTTTGGGATGCATTCCACCCATCAGAAAAAACAAGTCAGATAGtctcaaattatttaataaaaaaatatctagcAAAGTTTCGTTGA
- the LOC100819256 gene encoding GDSL esterase/lipase At2g42990 isoform X4, with the protein MGGKGYALWLFIIEIFVHFSTSSSSSSGNKVPAIIVFGDSSVDSGNNNFIPTIARSNFEPYGRDFFNGNPTGRFSNGRIAPDFISEAFGIKQSVPAYLDPAYNISDFASGVCFASAGTGYDNATAMVADVIPLWKEVEYYKEYQKKLRAHLGDEKANEIIREALYLVSIGTNDFLENYYTLPERRCEFPIVQQYEDFLIGLAESFFKEIYGLGARKISLTGLPPMGCLPLERAVNILEYHNCVEDYNNLALEFNGKLGWLVTKLNKDLPGFQLVDANAYDIILQIVKHPSRFGFEVADTGCCGTGRFEMGFLCDPKFTCEDANVT; encoded by the exons ATGGGAGGAAAAGGGTATGCTCTATGGCTCTTCATTATTGAAATCTTTGTCCATTTTTCCACATCAAGCAGTAGTAGTAGTGGCAACAAAGTTCCTGCAATAATAGTGTTTGGAGACTCCTCTGTGGACTCAGGTAACAACAACTTCATTCCAACCATTGCAAGGAGCAACTTTGAGCCATATGGTCGTGACTTTTTCAATGGAAACCCTACTGGCCGGTTCTCCAATGGACGCATTGCCCCTGATTTCATCTCTGAGGCCTTTGGCATTAAGCAATCAGTTCCTGCATACTTGGATCCTGCTTATAACATATCTGATTTTGCCTCTGGGGTGTGCTTTGCTTCTGCTGGAACTGGATATGACAATGCTACTGCAATGGTTGCT GATGTCATACCTCTATGGAAAGAAGTTGAGTATTACAAGGAGTACCAAAAGAAATTGAGGGCACATCTTGGTGATGAGAAGGCCAATGAAATAATAAGAGAGGCTTTGTATTTGGTCAGCATAGGGACCAATGACTTCCTTGAGAACTACTACACACTCCCTGAAAGAAGGTGTGAGTTCCCTATTGTTCAGCAGTATGAGGACTTTCTCATAGGGCTTGCTGAAAGCTTCTTCAAGGAAATTTATGGCCTTGGGGCAAGGAAAATTTCTCTGACTGGGTTGCCTCCTATGGGGTGTCTACCACTGGAGAGAGCAGTAAACATTTTGGAGTACCATAATTGTGTGGAGGACTACAATAATTTGGCCTTGGAGTTTAATGGAAAGTTGGGGTGGTTGGTTACAAAGCTCAACAAGGACCTCCCTGGGTTTCAATTGGTTGATGCAAATGCTTATGATATCATACTGCAAATCGTTAAACACCCTTCTCGTTTTG GTTTTGAGGTAGCAGATACAGGATGCTGTGGAACAGGGAGATTTGAAATGGGTTTCTTGTGCGATCCTAAATTTACATGCGAAGATGCAA atgttacatAG
- the LOC100819256 gene encoding GDSL esterase/lipase At2g42990 isoform X5, whose translation MGGKGYALWLFIIEIFVHFSTSSSSSSGNKVPAIIVFGDSSVDSGNNNFIPTIARSNFEPYGRDFFNGNPTGRFSNGRIAPDFISEAFGIKQSVPAYLDPAYNISDFASGVCFASAGTGYDNATAMVADVIPLWKEVEYYKEYQKKLRAHLGDEKANEIIREALYLVSIGTNDFLENYYTLPERRCEFPIVQQYEDFLIGLAESFFKEIYGLGARKISLTGLPPMGCLPLERAVNILEYHNCVEDYNNLALEFNGKLGWLVTKLNKDLPGFQLVDANAYDIILQIVKHPSRFGFEVADTGCCGTGRFEMGFLCDPKFTCEDAR comes from the exons ATGGGAGGAAAAGGGTATGCTCTATGGCTCTTCATTATTGAAATCTTTGTCCATTTTTCCACATCAAGCAGTAGTAGTAGTGGCAACAAAGTTCCTGCAATAATAGTGTTTGGAGACTCCTCTGTGGACTCAGGTAACAACAACTTCATTCCAACCATTGCAAGGAGCAACTTTGAGCCATATGGTCGTGACTTTTTCAATGGAAACCCTACTGGCCGGTTCTCCAATGGACGCATTGCCCCTGATTTCATCTCTGAGGCCTTTGGCATTAAGCAATCAGTTCCTGCATACTTGGATCCTGCTTATAACATATCTGATTTTGCCTCTGGGGTGTGCTTTGCTTCTGCTGGAACTGGATATGACAATGCTACTGCAATGGTTGCT GATGTCATACCTCTATGGAAAGAAGTTGAGTATTACAAGGAGTACCAAAAGAAATTGAGGGCACATCTTGGTGATGAGAAGGCCAATGAAATAATAAGAGAGGCTTTGTATTTGGTCAGCATAGGGACCAATGACTTCCTTGAGAACTACTACACACTCCCTGAAAGAAGGTGTGAGTTCCCTATTGTTCAGCAGTATGAGGACTTTCTCATAGGGCTTGCTGAAAGCTTCTTCAAGGAAATTTATGGCCTTGGGGCAAGGAAAATTTCTCTGACTGGGTTGCCTCCTATGGGGTGTCTACCACTGGAGAGAGCAGTAAACATTTTGGAGTACCATAATTGTGTGGAGGACTACAATAATTTGGCCTTGGAGTTTAATGGAAAGTTGGGGTGGTTGGTTACAAAGCTCAACAAGGACCTCCCTGGGTTTCAATTGGTTGATGCAAATGCTTATGATATCATACTGCAAATCGTTAAACACCCTTCTCGTTTTG GTTTTGAGGTAGCAGATACAGGATGCTGTGGAACAGGGAGATTTGAAATGGGTTTCTTGTGCGATCCTAAATTTACATGCGAAGATGCAA GATGA
- the LOC100819256 gene encoding GDSL esterase/lipase At2g42990 isoform X3 produces MGGKGYALWLFIIEIFVHFSTSSSSSSGNKVPAIIVFGDSSVDSGNNNFIPTIARSNFEPYGRDFFNGNPTGRFSNGRIAPDFISEAFGIKQSVPAYLDPAYNISDFASGVCFASAGTGYDNATAMVADVIPLWKEVEYYKEYQKKLRAHLGDEKANEIIREALYLVSIGTNDFLENYYTLPERRCEFPIVQQYEDFLIGLAESFFKEIYGLGARKISLTGLPPMGCLPLERAVNILEYHNCVEDYNNLALEFNGKLGWLVTKLNKDLPGFQLVDANAYDIILQIVKHPSRFGFEVADTGCCGTGRFEMGFLCDPKFTCEDASCMQMTKN; encoded by the exons ATGGGAGGAAAAGGGTATGCTCTATGGCTCTTCATTATTGAAATCTTTGTCCATTTTTCCACATCAAGCAGTAGTAGTAGTGGCAACAAAGTTCCTGCAATAATAGTGTTTGGAGACTCCTCTGTGGACTCAGGTAACAACAACTTCATTCCAACCATTGCAAGGAGCAACTTTGAGCCATATGGTCGTGACTTTTTCAATGGAAACCCTACTGGCCGGTTCTCCAATGGACGCATTGCCCCTGATTTCATCTCTGAGGCCTTTGGCATTAAGCAATCAGTTCCTGCATACTTGGATCCTGCTTATAACATATCTGATTTTGCCTCTGGGGTGTGCTTTGCTTCTGCTGGAACTGGATATGACAATGCTACTGCAATGGTTGCT GATGTCATACCTCTATGGAAAGAAGTTGAGTATTACAAGGAGTACCAAAAGAAATTGAGGGCACATCTTGGTGATGAGAAGGCCAATGAAATAATAAGAGAGGCTTTGTATTTGGTCAGCATAGGGACCAATGACTTCCTTGAGAACTACTACACACTCCCTGAAAGAAGGTGTGAGTTCCCTATTGTTCAGCAGTATGAGGACTTTCTCATAGGGCTTGCTGAAAGCTTCTTCAAGGAAATTTATGGCCTTGGGGCAAGGAAAATTTCTCTGACTGGGTTGCCTCCTATGGGGTGTCTACCACTGGAGAGAGCAGTAAACATTTTGGAGTACCATAATTGTGTGGAGGACTACAATAATTTGGCCTTGGAGTTTAATGGAAAGTTGGGGTGGTTGGTTACAAAGCTCAACAAGGACCTCCCTGGGTTTCAATTGGTTGATGCAAATGCTTATGATATCATACTGCAAATCGTTAAACACCCTTCTCGTTTTG GTTTTGAGGTAGCAGATACAGGATGCTGTGGAACAGGGAGATTTGAAATGGGTTTCTTGTGCGATCCTAAATTTACATGCGAAGATGCAA GTTGTATGCAGATGACGAAGAATTGA
- the LOC100819256 gene encoding GDSL esterase/lipase At2g42990 isoform X2, translating to MGGKGYALWLFIIEIFVHFSTSSSSSSGNKVPAIIVFGDSSVDSGNNNFIPTIARSNFEPYGRDFFNGNPTGRFSNGRIAPDFISEAFGIKQSVPAYLDPAYNISDFASGVCFASAGTGYDNATAMVADVIPLWKEVEYYKEYQKKLRAHLGDEKANEIIREALYLVSIGTNDFLENYYTLPERRCEFPIVQQYEDFLIGLAESFFKEIYGLGARKISLTGLPPMGCLPLERAVNILEYHNCVEDYNNLALEFNGKLGWLVTKLNKDLPGFQLVDANAYDIILQIVKHPSRFGFEVADTGCCGTGRFEMGFLCDPKFTCEDANDEELKMVANICKCPSKTVEIEGT from the exons ATGGGAGGAAAAGGGTATGCTCTATGGCTCTTCATTATTGAAATCTTTGTCCATTTTTCCACATCAAGCAGTAGTAGTAGTGGCAACAAAGTTCCTGCAATAATAGTGTTTGGAGACTCCTCTGTGGACTCAGGTAACAACAACTTCATTCCAACCATTGCAAGGAGCAACTTTGAGCCATATGGTCGTGACTTTTTCAATGGAAACCCTACTGGCCGGTTCTCCAATGGACGCATTGCCCCTGATTTCATCTCTGAGGCCTTTGGCATTAAGCAATCAGTTCCTGCATACTTGGATCCTGCTTATAACATATCTGATTTTGCCTCTGGGGTGTGCTTTGCTTCTGCTGGAACTGGATATGACAATGCTACTGCAATGGTTGCT GATGTCATACCTCTATGGAAAGAAGTTGAGTATTACAAGGAGTACCAAAAGAAATTGAGGGCACATCTTGGTGATGAGAAGGCCAATGAAATAATAAGAGAGGCTTTGTATTTGGTCAGCATAGGGACCAATGACTTCCTTGAGAACTACTACACACTCCCTGAAAGAAGGTGTGAGTTCCCTATTGTTCAGCAGTATGAGGACTTTCTCATAGGGCTTGCTGAAAGCTTCTTCAAGGAAATTTATGGCCTTGGGGCAAGGAAAATTTCTCTGACTGGGTTGCCTCCTATGGGGTGTCTACCACTGGAGAGAGCAGTAAACATTTTGGAGTACCATAATTGTGTGGAGGACTACAATAATTTGGCCTTGGAGTTTAATGGAAAGTTGGGGTGGTTGGTTACAAAGCTCAACAAGGACCTCCCTGGGTTTCAATTGGTTGATGCAAATGCTTATGATATCATACTGCAAATCGTTAAACACCCTTCTCGTTTTG GTTTTGAGGTAGCAGATACAGGATGCTGTGGAACAGGGAGATTTGAAATGGGTTTCTTGTGCGATCCTAAATTTACATGCGAAGATGCAA ATGACGAAGAATTGAAAATGGTAGCAAACATTTGTAAGTGTCCTTCAAAAACAGTTGAGATAGAAGGAACTTGA
- the LOC121173927 gene encoding uncharacterized protein, which produces MSSSLSSNDSSCDDDDHITKNKVLMFAVANVTNYFMSYVVKNPCRDSSMIGHRWISKILNGHPIRCYQMFRMKKLVFLELCDILETKYNLKKTRNVSIYEQVGLFLYMLSQPGSVRNCEERFQHSGKTISRHFHNVLEAVCMFAKDIIKPVDPSFRDTLHEILKDARYRPYFRDCIGAIDGWEGSAHDTKIFMEALRKYYLVDSGYPTFMGFLGPYKKTSLRSIIERAFGLCKARWKILGNMSPFALKIQNQIIVACMAIHNFIQRNDKSDEEFDSLDEDNEYIDSDEDESEVGPSTTTWEESYAQSILQME; this is translated from the exons ATGtcttcatcattatcatcaaatgactcTTCATGTGACGATGACGATCACATTACGAAGAACAAAGTGTTGATGTTTGCTGTAGCTAATGTTACCAATTACTTCATGAGTTATGTTGTGAAAAATCCATGTAGAGATTCAAGCATGATAGGCCATCGTTGGATATCTAAAATTCTAAATGGTCATCCAATACGTTGTTATCAGATGTTTAGAATGAAGAAACTTGTCTTTCTTGAATTATGTGATATCTTGGAAACCAAGTACAACTTAAAGAAAACTCGAAATGTCAGCATTTATGAGCAAGTTGGCTTGTTTTTATACATGTTGAGTCAACCAGGTTCTGTTCGTAATTGTGAGGAAAGATTTCAACATTCAGGTAAAACAATATCTAGACATTTCCATAATGTCTTAGAAGCTGTGTGTATGTTTGCAAAGGATATAATTAAGCCTGTTGATCCATCATTTAGGGATACTCTTCATGAGATTCTAAAAGATGCCAGATATCGCCCTTACTTTAGAGATTGTATTGGTGCAATAGATG GTTGGGAAGGTTCTGCACATGATACTAAGATATTTATGGAGGCTTTAC GTAAATATTATCTTGTTGATTCTGGTTACCCTACTTTTATGGGTTTTCTAGGACCATACAAGAAAACTAG TCTTCGAAGTATAATTGAACGTGCATTTGGTTTATGTAAAGCAAGATGGAAGATATTGGGTAATATGTCACCTTTTGCTTTGAAGATACAAAATCAAATCATTGTTGCTTGCATGGCTATACATAACTTCATTCAAAGAAATGACAAGAGTGATGAAGAATTTGATTCGCTAGATGAAGATAACGAATATATAGATAGTGATGAGGATGAAAGTGAAGTTGGTCCTAGTACTACAACATGGGAAGAATCATATGCTCAAAGTATTCTACAAATGGAATGA